In bacterium, a single window of DNA contains:
- a CDS encoding cold-shock protein yields MATGTVKWFSSEKGYGFITPDDGTKDLFVHFSGIEGEGYKSLSEGQKVEYTQTVGQKGPQATGVRAIS; encoded by the coding sequence ATGGCAACAGGAACAGTGAAGTGGTTCAGCTCTGAGAAGGGGTATGGCTTCATCACCCCGGACGACGGCACGAAGGATCTTTTCGTGCACTTCAGCGGCATTGAGGGCGAGGGTTACAAGTCGCTCTCCGAAGGGCAGAAGGTCGAGTACACCCAGACTGTGGGCCAGAAGGGCCCTCAGGCAACTGGAGTGCGAGCGATCAGCTAG
- a CDS encoding DUF305 domain-containing protein codes for MRCCLLFALIALVSLALAGVLHAAAAPVTLPKPAAPPKPAASPTPNPTLSALSRLSGPAFDKTFMRELIPIHEEAVEIAMAATLHADHSELLRWNQVMIDRKNGQVRQMLAWLQEAGVSPHRRNVHVVTEPVKKMRGLRGAALERAYLPMIAAHLERSTALARLAATKADRQELRSMAQAIVAVEVREVARLRAWQKAWYP; via the coding sequence ATGCGTTGTTGCCTGCTGTTTGCGCTCATTGCTCTTGTGTCCCTGGCGCTGGCCGGCGTGCTCCATGCCGCGGCCGCCCCAGTAACCCTGCCCAAACCGGCGGCCCCACCCAAGCCGGCGGCCTCGCCCACACCGAATCCAACCCTCAGCGCGCTGTCGCGCCTCAGCGGGCCGGCGTTCGACAAGACCTTCATGCGGGAACTAATCCCCATCCACGAAGAAGCCGTGGAGATCGCGATGGCCGCTACCCTGCACGCCGACCATTCTGAACTGCTACGGTGGAACCAGGTGATGATTGACCGCAAGAACGGGCAGGTCCGGCAGATGCTGGCCTGGCTGCAGGAGGCCGGCGTCTCACCACACCGGCGCAACGTCCATGTCGTAACGGAACCGGTGAAGAAGATGCGGGGCCTGCGGGGCGCCGCGCTCGAGCGGGCCTACCTGCCGATGATTGCCGCGCACCTCGAGCGGAGCACCGCTCTGGCCAGACTGGCCGCGACGAAGGCGGATCGGCAGGAGCTCAGGAGCATGGCGCAGGCGATCGTGGCCGTGGAGGTCCGGGAGGTTGCTCGGCTCCGCGCCTGGCAGAAAGCCTGGTACCCGTAA
- a CDS encoding endonuclease V, with protein sequence MVPSLLPWPDTREALIEAQEILAAAAPEPWQFAGGRSLSAAGCFVCFPRGSSGAGAAGDPGWAGAALVADGRLVALSVVGGWARAAYEPGLLALREGPLLEAAVRALPDVPDVLIVNATGRDHPRRAGLALHLGAVLSLPTVGVTVRPLVAKGDWPPDERGAASPLRIGDEVVGFWMRTIRGARPLAVHAAWRTDPDIALAVVVSVTGSERTPEPLRLARRAAREARAMRRMVG encoded by the coding sequence GTGGTCCCTTCACTGCTGCCTTGGCCGGACACACGCGAAGCGCTGATCGAGGCCCAGGAGATCCTGGCGGCTGCGGCGCCCGAGCCGTGGCAGTTCGCGGGCGGAAGATCGCTTTCGGCAGCCGGTTGCTTCGTCTGTTTCCCCCGGGGATCGTCGGGGGCAGGGGCCGCAGGTGATCCCGGCTGGGCCGGCGCGGCATTGGTGGCTGACGGCAGGCTGGTCGCGCTGTCGGTGGTGGGCGGATGGGCGCGCGCGGCCTATGAACCCGGCCTGCTCGCCCTGCGCGAGGGCCCGTTGCTGGAGGCGGCGGTGCGCGCCCTTCCCGATGTCCCGGATGTGCTCATCGTCAACGCCACGGGCCGCGATCATCCGCGACGCGCCGGCCTGGCGCTTCACCTGGGTGCCGTGCTCTCTCTGCCGACCGTGGGCGTCACGGTGAGACCGCTGGTTGCCAAGGGGGACTGGCCGCCGGATGAGCGCGGCGCAGCCAGCCCGCTGCGGATCGGCGATGAGGTCGTCGGGTTCTGGATGCGCACAATACGCGGCGCCCGCCCCCTGGCGGTCCACGCCGCCTGGCGCACCGATCCTGACATCGCCTTGGCCGTCGTTGTCTCAGTGACCGGAAGCGAGCGCACGCCCGAACCTCTGCGGCTGGCAAGGCGTGCGGCCCGGGAGGCGCGGGCTATGAGAAGAATGGTAGGATAA